The Mycolicibacterium lutetiense genome window below encodes:
- a CDS encoding alpha-(1->6)-mannopyranosyltransferase A, with protein sequence MTHTPTETSSTGVAQHLSRLAAFAVSADARPARLGFLGATLLTIGGLGAGSTRLHDPLLESLHLSWLRFGHGLVLSSILLWVGIAVMLIAWLWLGRRVIDRTATEYTMVATTGFWLAPLLLSVPLFSRDTYSYLAQGALLRDGFDPYVVGPVENPNLLLDNVSPIWTTTTAPYGPAFILVAKFVTMLVGDNIVAGTMLLRLCMLPGLALLIWATQRVARHIGASPATALWVCVLNPLVIIHLMGGVHNEMLMVGLMMAGIALTFRQRPVWGVGLIAMAVAVKATAGLALPFVVWVWTRQLRDRHGHPPVRAFVLATAASMAILAAVFAVTSWLAGVGLGWLSALAAGNVKIINWLTVPTAAANLINGIGGLIFPVNFYAVLEVTRIIGILIILITLPLLWWRYRHTDREALIGTALAMAVVVLFVPAALPWYYTWPLAVAAALIQTRPAIAVVAGVSTWIMVMWKPDGAHGMYSWAHVLLTTACAAVAWYSLYRAPERPEPEPAAENQPSVT encoded by the coding sequence ATGACACACACACCGACCGAGACCTCGAGCACCGGGGTCGCGCAACACCTCTCACGCCTGGCCGCATTCGCGGTGTCCGCCGATGCCCGCCCGGCCCGGCTGGGTTTCCTGGGCGCCACCCTGCTGACCATCGGCGGACTCGGTGCGGGCAGCACCCGATTGCACGACCCGCTCCTGGAGTCCCTGCACCTGTCCTGGCTGCGATTCGGGCACGGCCTGGTGCTGTCCTCGATCCTGCTGTGGGTCGGCATCGCGGTGATGCTGATCGCCTGGCTGTGGCTGGGCCGGCGCGTGATCGACCGCACCGCCACCGAATACACCATGGTGGCCACGACAGGTTTCTGGCTCGCACCCCTGCTGCTGAGCGTTCCGCTGTTCAGCCGGGACACCTACTCGTACCTCGCCCAGGGGGCGCTGCTGCGCGACGGGTTCGACCCCTACGTGGTGGGGCCGGTGGAGAATCCGAACCTGCTGCTGGACAACGTGAGCCCGATCTGGACGACGACCACCGCGCCGTACGGACCGGCCTTCATCCTGGTCGCGAAGTTCGTCACGATGCTGGTGGGCGACAACATCGTGGCGGGCACCATGCTGCTGCGGCTGTGCATGCTGCCCGGCCTGGCGTTGCTGATCTGGGCGACGCAGCGCGTCGCCCGCCACATCGGCGCGAGTCCGGCCACTGCGCTGTGGGTCTGCGTGCTCAACCCGCTGGTGATCATCCACCTGATGGGTGGCGTACACAACGAGATGCTGATGGTCGGGCTGATGATGGCCGGCATCGCACTGACATTCCGGCAACGCCCCGTCTGGGGTGTCGGCCTGATCGCCATGGCCGTCGCAGTCAAAGCGACCGCGGGCCTTGCACTTCCGTTCGTCGTCTGGGTATGGACGCGCCAGTTGCGCGACCGCCACGGCCACCCACCGGTGCGGGCATTCGTCCTGGCGACCGCCGCTTCCATGGCGATCCTCGCCGCGGTGTTCGCGGTGACGTCATGGCTGGCCGGCGTCGGCCTGGGCTGGCTGTCCGCCCTCGCGGCCGGCAACGTGAAGATCATCAACTGGCTGACCGTCCCCACGGCCGCCGCCAACCTGATCAACGGCATCGGTGGCCTGATCTTCCCGGTGAACTTCTACGCCGTGCTCGAGGTCACCCGCATCATCGGCATCCTCATCATTCTGATCACCCTGCCGCTGTTGTGGTGGCGCTACCGGCACACCGACCGCGAAGCCCTCATCGGCACCGCCCTGGCCATGGCGGTGGTCGTGTTGTTCGTTCCCGCCGCACTGCCCTGGTATTACACGTGGCCGTTGGCGGTGGCGGCCGCCCTGATCCAGACCCGGCCCGCCATCGCGGTGGTGGCCGGAGTGTCCACCTGGATCATGGTGATGTGGAAACCCGATGGGGCACACGGCATGTACTCATGGGCGCACGTCCTGCTGACCACGGCATGTGCGGCAGTGGCGTGGTACTCGCTGTACCGCGCACCCGAGCGGCCTGAGCCTGAGCCGGCGGCCGAGAACCAGCCGTCAGTAACCTAG
- a CDS encoding Rv2175c family DNA-binding protein: MSSIPVADDVLDPDEPVYDLPTVSRLLGIPVTKVHQQLRDGQLLAVRRNRVMVVPEIFFDENGQVVKHLPGLLVVLRDGGYRDTEIVRWLFTPDESLTITADGRTDRVPNARPVDALHSHQAREVLRRAQALGY, translated from the coding sequence GTGAGCAGCATTCCGGTCGCCGATGACGTCTTGGACCCCGATGAGCCCGTCTACGACCTACCGACGGTGTCGCGTTTGCTCGGCATCCCGGTCACCAAGGTCCATCAACAGTTGCGCGACGGGCAATTGCTCGCCGTGCGCCGCAATCGCGTCATGGTGGTGCCGGAGATCTTCTTCGACGAGAACGGTCAGGTGGTCAAGCACCTGCCCGGCCTGCTGGTCGTGCTGCGCGACGGCGGGTACCGCGACACCGAGATCGTGCGCTGGTTGTTCACCCCGGACGAGTCGCTGACGATCACGGCAGACGGCCGCACCGACCGGGTGCCGAATGCCCGCCCGGTCGACGCCCTGCATTCCCACCAGGCACGTGAGGTATTGCGCCGCGCGCAGGCGCTAGGTTACTGA
- a CDS encoding protein kinase domain-containing protein — protein sequence MCPVEQQSDPLVGTMLDGRYRVDTAIATGGMSTVYRGLDVRLDRPVALKVMDSRYSGDSHFLTRFGREAKAVARLKDPGLVAVYDQGLDHQHPFLVMELVEGGTLRELLAERGPMPPHAVAAVLAPLLGGLAVAHRAGLVHRDIKPENVLISDDGEVKIADFGLVRAVAEAKITSTSVILGTAAYLSPEQVSTGDADPRSDVYAVGILTYELLTGVTPFTGDSALTVAYQRMDNDVPAPSGVIAGVPTQFDQFVRRATARDPGQRFVDADAMRAELAEIVDNLGLPAFRVPAPQQSAQHLAATRVHDLGAPDDRRAETTTVVTAAPPAPPVAPAPRHPTREITRDQHDWAPIPADPEAAEYSLGAGEFAGIELGEFHWARQRAKRVLVFWVIAVLTLTGLVATAAWTLGSNIGALL from the coding sequence ATGTGTCCCGTGGAGCAGCAATCGGATCCACTCGTCGGCACCATGCTCGACGGGCGCTATCGCGTGGACACCGCCATCGCAACCGGCGGCATGTCCACGGTCTACCGCGGCCTCGACGTCCGCCTGGACCGCCCCGTGGCGCTCAAGGTGATGGACTCCCGCTACAGCGGCGACAGCCACTTCCTGACCAGGTTCGGGCGCGAGGCCAAGGCGGTGGCCCGGTTGAAGGATCCGGGACTGGTTGCCGTCTATGACCAGGGACTCGACCATCAACACCCGTTTCTCGTCATGGAGTTGGTCGAGGGCGGCACGCTCCGCGAACTGCTGGCCGAACGCGGCCCGATGCCCCCGCACGCGGTTGCCGCGGTGCTGGCTCCGCTGCTCGGCGGGCTCGCGGTGGCACACCGCGCCGGCCTCGTGCACCGCGACATCAAGCCCGAAAACGTCCTGATCTCCGACGACGGCGAGGTCAAGATCGCCGACTTCGGTCTGGTGCGCGCCGTCGCCGAGGCGAAGATAACCTCGACCAGCGTGATCCTGGGAACCGCGGCATATCTGTCCCCCGAGCAGGTGAGCACCGGCGACGCCGACCCGCGCAGCGACGTGTACGCCGTCGGCATCCTCACCTACGAACTGCTCACGGGCGTCACGCCGTTCACCGGGGACTCAGCGCTCACCGTGGCCTATCAGCGCATGGATAACGATGTACCCGCACCGAGCGGGGTAATCGCCGGGGTACCAACGCAATTCGACCAGTTCGTGCGCCGGGCCACCGCACGCGATCCGGGACAGCGCTTCGTCGACGCCGACGCGATGCGGGCCGAGCTGGCCGAGATCGTCGACAACCTCGGCCTTCCGGCATTCCGGGTACCCGCACCACAGCAGTCGGCACAGCACCTGGCCGCCACCCGCGTGCATGACCTCGGGGCCCCCGACGATCGCCGCGCGGAGACCACGACCGTCGTGACGGCCGCGCCTCCCGCCCCGCCGGTTGCTCCCGCACCGCGCCATCCCACCCGGGAGATCACCCGCGACCAGCACGACTGGGCGCCGATCCCGGCCGATCCGGAAGCGGCCGAATACTCGCTCGGGGCAGGGGAATTCGCCGGTATCGAGCTCGGCGAGTTCCACTGGGCGCGCCAACGCGCCAAACGGGTGCTGGTGTTCTGGGTGATCGCGGTACTCACCCTGACGGGCCTGGTCGCCACCGCAGCGTGGACGCTGGGCAGCAACATCGGCGCACTGCTCTAG